A single Acidaminococcus sp. DNA region contains:
- a CDS encoding DUF2800 domain-containing protein yields the protein MPDKQHAVLSASSSYRWLACPPSALECAKRPDTTSDFAREGTDAHTLCEYKVKEALGRKAQNPTGTLDYYSEEMAECTDDYAQFVMERLAEAKKECKDPIVLVEQRLDFSKWVPDGFGTGDCVIVADDTLTVIDYKHGLGVEVSAEKNPQMMCYALGALDLFDGIYDIQRVSMTIFQPRRDNVSTYEMTKGDLLQWAEKILKPTAALAAKGEGEYKAGEHCRFCKIRATCRKRAEYNLELARYDFAMPSTLCDAEVEAVLEKADDLVAWVGDIKDYALQQALSGKAWTGWKLVEGRSNRRYVDDDAVAAKVEEAGYSPYEKKLMGITALTHLLGKRRFDELLSGLIEKPQGKPVLVPESDKRPAMHTAAEDFSSEN from the coding sequence ATGCCGGATAAGCAACATGCGGTTCTTTCCGCCTCGTCCAGCTACCGCTGGCTGGCCTGCCCGCCTTCCGCGTTGGAGTGTGCGAAGCGGCCGGATACCACAAGCGACTTTGCCCGGGAGGGTACGGATGCTCATACTCTCTGCGAATACAAGGTGAAGGAAGCCCTGGGCAGGAAGGCCCAGAACCCTACGGGGACCCTCGACTATTACAGCGAGGAAATGGCTGAATGCACGGACGACTATGCCCAATTCGTCATGGAGCGGCTTGCGGAAGCAAAGAAAGAGTGCAAGGATCCCATCGTCCTTGTAGAACAGCGGTTGGACTTCTCGAAATGGGTGCCGGATGGGTTCGGTACAGGAGACTGTGTCATTGTGGCGGACGATACCCTGACCGTCATCGATTACAAGCACGGGCTTGGTGTGGAAGTCAGTGCGGAGAAGAATCCCCAGATGATGTGCTATGCCCTGGGGGCACTGGACCTCTTCGACGGGATTTACGATATCCAAAGGGTCTCCATGACCATCTTCCAGCCAAGACGGGATAATGTCAGCACCTACGAAATGACCAAAGGTGACCTGCTCCAATGGGCGGAGAAAATCCTCAAACCCACGGCTGCTCTGGCGGCTAAAGGGGAAGGGGAGTACAAAGCCGGTGAGCACTGCCGGTTCTGCAAGATCAGGGCCACCTGCCGGAAACGGGCAGAGTATAACCTGGAACTTGCCAGGTACGACTTCGCCATGCCGTCTACTCTCTGTGACGCAGAAGTAGAAGCAGTGCTGGAAAAGGCCGATGACCTTGTAGCCTGGGTGGGTGACATTAAGGACTATGCCCTGCAGCAGGCTCTATCCGGCAAGGCATGGACTGGCTGGAAACTGGTGGAAGGGCGCTCCAATCGCCGTTATGTAGACGACGATGCGGTGGCCGCCAAAGTGGAGGAAGCCGGATACTCTCCCTACGAAAAGAAACTCATGGGCATCACAGCCCTGACCCACCTTCTGGGGAAACGGAGGTTTGATGAACTTCTGTCCGGCCTCATCGAAAAGCCCCAAGGCAAACCGGTCCTGGTACCGGAATCGGACAAACGCCCGGCTATGCATACCGCGGCAGAAGATTTTAGCAGTGAAAATTAA
- a CDS encoding DUF2815 family protein: MKHYVNPCKVITGANTRWSYANVWEPKSINGGTPKYSVSLIIPKSDTKTVEKVKAAIQAAYEEGQGKLKGNGRIVPKLETIKNPLRDGDLERPGDDTYKDSYFINANSATKPGIVDSSCQQILERSEVYSGVYGRASINFYAFNSNGNKGIACGLNNLQKIRDGEPLGGKPRAEDDFATADDDDFLD; the protein is encoded by the coding sequence ATGAAACATTATGTAAATCCTTGCAAAGTCATTACCGGAGCAAATACCCGCTGGTCCTACGCCAACGTCTGGGAACCCAAATCCATCAACGGAGGAACCCCCAAGTACAGCGTGAGCCTCATCATCCCCAAGTCTGATACGAAGACCGTGGAAAAGGTGAAAGCGGCTATCCAAGCAGCCTATGAGGAAGGGCAGGGCAAGCTCAAAGGAAATGGCCGCATCGTGCCGAAGCTGGAAACCATCAAGAACCCGCTCCGTGACGGAGATCTGGAACGGCCTGGGGATGATACCTACAAGGACAGCTACTTCATTAATGCCAATTCTGCCACAAAGCCCGGCATCGTAGATTCTTCCTGCCAGCAGATTCTGGAACGGTCTGAAGTGTACAGCGGGGTCTATGGAAGAGCCTCCATCAACTTCTACGCCTTCAACTCCAACGGCAACAAGGGCATTGCCTGCGGCCTGAACAACCTGCAGAAGATTCGTGATGGGGAACCTCTGGGCGGAAAACCCCGGGCAGAAGACGACTTTGCTACGGCAGACGATGATGATTTCCTGGACTAA
- a CDS encoding recombinase family protein — protein MKKITRVSRPMPAIVRRKKVAAYARVSVESERMNHSLSAQISYYNGLIQRNPEWEFAGVYADDGISGTTIDKRKGFKQMLADCEAGKIDIILTKSIQRFARNTVDLLTTVRHLKDLGIEVRFEKEHIRSLTGDGELMLSILASFAQEESRSISTNVKWGTRKRFAQGIPNGRFRIYGYRWQGDQLVPEPREASVVKLIYDNFLKGLSAEATEKQLEEMGIKSFNGKHFGNSAVRRILENITYTGNLLFQKAYSTDPITGKTKINHGELPQYFVENTHEAIIPMETYKKVQEERERRRELGALANWSIDTCCFTTKIRCGICGKSFVHIRSKRKNKDCWTCISHKERGRTCRSKGAIPQKVLVKECTEVLGLSEFDENVFLNQVDIIVVPEHHVMVFHMKNGEQITRQWVSTARKDAWTSERRKEWGERHKLKSTNPNRKAFNEFTGFIKCGYCGENYRSQQTTYSDGKKERYWRCAGICGNEAIKDSTMKKLTASVLGLDTFNEEKMDESLEKAVVLNREITFHFKDGHTETRQYRERKRGTRHSEAYRAYMHEIMQYAKRKDPEAKKIMLALKEEWKREDNRWQKQ, from the coding sequence ATGAAAAAAATCACGCGGGTCAGTCGGCCCATGCCGGCCATCGTGCGGAGAAAAAAAGTGGCAGCCTATGCCCGGGTCTCCGTGGAGTCGGAACGGATGAACCATTCCCTATCGGCTCAGATCAGCTACTATAACGGACTGATCCAGAGAAACCCGGAATGGGAATTTGCCGGTGTCTATGCAGACGACGGTATCAGCGGAACCACTATCGACAAGCGAAAAGGGTTCAAGCAGATGCTGGCGGACTGTGAAGCAGGAAAGATTGACATTATCCTTACAAAGTCCATCCAGCGCTTTGCCAGGAACACGGTAGACCTTTTAACGACAGTGCGGCATTTGAAAGACCTGGGTATAGAAGTGCGGTTCGAGAAAGAGCATATCCGCTCCCTTACGGGTGACGGCGAACTGATGCTTTCCATCCTGGCATCCTTTGCCCAGGAAGAGAGCCGTTCCATTAGTACAAATGTCAAATGGGGAACCCGAAAACGTTTTGCACAAGGGATTCCTAATGGACGGTTTCGAATCTATGGATACCGTTGGCAGGGAGATCAGCTTGTCCCTGAGCCCAGGGAAGCGTCTGTTGTAAAGCTCATTTATGACAACTTCTTAAAAGGCCTGTCCGCTGAGGCCACGGAAAAGCAGCTGGAAGAAATGGGAATCAAATCCTTTAATGGGAAACATTTCGGGAATTCGGCCGTCCGGAGAATTTTAGAGAATATTACTTACACCGGTAATCTATTGTTCCAGAAAGCCTATTCGACAGACCCCATCACCGGAAAAACCAAAATCAATCATGGAGAACTCCCACAATATTTTGTGGAAAATACACATGAGGCCATTATCCCCATGGAAACCTATAAAAAGGTACAGGAAGAAAGGGAAAGACGGCGGGAACTGGGGGCTTTGGCAAACTGGTCCATCGATACCTGCTGTTTTACCACCAAAATCAGGTGTGGAATCTGCGGGAAGAGTTTTGTGCATATTCGCAGTAAACGGAAAAATAAGGATTGCTGGACCTGTATTTCCCATAAAGAGAGAGGAAGAACCTGCCGTTCTAAGGGAGCTATCCCACAGAAAGTCCTAGTCAAGGAATGCACAGAAGTCCTGGGGCTTTCCGAATTCGATGAAAATGTCTTCCTGAATCAGGTTGATATAATTGTGGTTCCGGAACATCATGTGATGGTGTTTCATATGAAAAATGGAGAGCAGATTACACGGCAATGGGTTTCTACTGCCCGGAAGGACGCATGGACTAGTGAACGCCGGAAGGAATGGGGAGAAAGACATAAGCTAAAAAGCACAAATCCCAACCGAAAAGCATTCAATGAGTTCACAGGCTTCATCAAATGCGGGTACTGTGGAGAAAATTACAGGAGCCAACAAACTACATATTCTGATGGAAAAAAGGAACGGTACTGGCGGTGTGCTGGTATATGTGGCAATGAAGCCATCAAAGACAGCACTATGAAAAAGCTAACTGCTTCTGTGCTGGGACTGGACACTTTCAATGAGGAAAAAATGGATGAATCCCTTGAAAAAGCAGTTGTCCTGAATAGAGAAATAACATTCCATTTTAAAGATGGCCATACGGAAACCAGGCAATATAGAGAAAGAAAACGGGGAACCCGTCATAGCGAAGCGTATCGGGCTTATATGCATGAAATCATGCAATATGCAAAACGCAAGGACCCAGAGGCTAAAAAAATAATGCTTGCGCTGAAAGAAGAATGGAAGAGAGAGGATAATCGATGGCAAAAACAGTAA
- a CDS encoding type I restriction endonuclease subunit R gives MTSYESEESMEQHLLRQLTEQQSQWTLREDLHTIQDLWDNFRRILVNNNKELFDAHPLTDGEFLQVQNQLRFPTFYDGAKWMLGENGVARVDIQREDASLGTIHPVVFKRVDIAGGSSVYEAVHQIQFPRREALDRNRRGDVTLLINGLPMIHIELKNRAHPYMEAFNQIKKYLKEGVFRDIFSTLQMFVVSNGTDTRYIAAAAESSLNPQFLSLWLDDKNQPQTDYLSFAREVLSIPAAHRMVSQYTVLDSERKAIILLRPYQIHAIEAVKNAVNPYTDGGTQSGFIWHTTGSGKTLTSYKTAHYLTQIPSVDKVIFVVDRKDLDNQTTGAFQAYAQYDTIDVNETDNTGDLVRKLQAKGGDVIVTTIQKLQIVMKRYPEGCDKYEKLHKLRLVFVVDECHRAVSPAAQAQLDQYFTRPLWYGFTGTPIFEQDAKNSAGNLPKTTQEQYGKCLHRYTIKEALHDGAVLGFQVEYHNTFDMEELARENHVTGWEEDQDGFSVEKALLREKILDAAYEDEGHMRQVVDFIINRSSGKLGLDRGKGNNFTAILTTSSIQQAQRYYKLFQDVKAGKVPGLEVSSTIKRKLADFPKVAITYSVTENEDNSTVNQDRMKESLQDYNEMFGTQFGLDQLNAYNANVNDRLARKKAQYQVREAQLDLVIVVDRLLTGFDAPCLSTLFIDRKPMRSYGIIQAFSRTNRLFDSQKRFGQIVTFQVPAHFKRAVDEAMTLYSAGGGSFVQAPTWEEAEKKFREALGKLRQIADRPEAVDGLTKKQKISFLKAFRDFDDAYGDIQVYSEFQDRDLERDYKIAEEIIEGYSGKFRNVKEELKKDPGDGGDEEVNTAINYELRCWHRDQIDEDYILKLMEATRPDESALMIADSAKNQKIFQEIAEEIERFRKTNPARAQILEEIWQEYRDNPAAFVNQSFVDVMNDRVRAKAKAIIDSFAQEWCVDPEALEFFMETYDAGKDPHDKQVNQDALKKNSHVKEYRKTHPDIGLKYWGHLLGAIRMMYVEKLQKLIEQ, from the coding sequence ATGACTTCCTATGAATCGGAAGAAAGCATGGAACAGCACCTGCTCCGGCAGCTGACGGAACAGCAGTCCCAGTGGACACTCCGGGAGGACCTTCACACCATCCAGGACCTGTGGGACAATTTCCGGCGGATCTTGGTGAACAACAACAAGGAGCTGTTTGACGCCCATCCCCTCACCGATGGGGAATTCCTCCAGGTGCAGAACCAGCTCCGATTCCCCACCTTTTACGACGGGGCCAAGTGGATGCTGGGCGAAAACGGGGTGGCCCGGGTGGATATCCAGCGGGAAGACGCCAGCCTGGGCACCATCCACCCGGTGGTGTTCAAACGGGTGGATATTGCCGGGGGTTCTTCGGTGTACGAAGCGGTGCACCAGATCCAGTTCCCCCGGAGGGAGGCTCTGGACCGGAACCGCCGGGGAGACGTGACCCTCCTCATCAACGGGCTGCCCATGATCCATATCGAACTGAAGAACCGGGCCCATCCCTATATGGAGGCCTTCAACCAGATTAAGAAATACCTGAAAGAAGGAGTGTTCCGGGATATTTTTTCCACCCTCCAGATGTTCGTGGTATCCAACGGGACGGATACCCGGTACATTGCGGCCGCTGCGGAAAGCAGTCTGAATCCCCAGTTTCTGTCCCTGTGGCTGGATGACAAGAACCAGCCCCAGACCGACTATCTGTCCTTTGCCCGGGAGGTATTGTCCATTCCCGCGGCCCATCGGATGGTGTCCCAGTATACGGTGTTGGACAGTGAACGGAAGGCCATCATCCTGCTCCGGCCCTACCAGATCCACGCCATCGAAGCGGTGAAAAACGCCGTGAATCCCTATACGGACGGGGGCACCCAGTCTGGCTTCATCTGGCACACCACCGGGAGCGGCAAGACCCTCACTTCCTACAAAACGGCCCATTACCTGACCCAGATCCCCAGTGTGGACAAGGTGATCTTCGTGGTGGACCGGAAGGACCTGGACAACCAGACCACCGGGGCTTTCCAGGCCTATGCCCAGTATGACACCATCGATGTGAACGAAACGGACAACACCGGGGACCTGGTCAGGAAGCTCCAGGCCAAAGGCGGGGATGTGATCGTCACCACCATCCAGAAGCTCCAGATTGTTATGAAGCGGTACCCGGAAGGGTGCGACAAATACGAAAAGCTCCACAAGCTCCGGCTGGTGTTTGTAGTGGATGAATGTCACCGGGCGGTATCCCCGGCAGCCCAGGCTCAGCTGGACCAGTATTTTACCCGGCCCCTGTGGTACGGGTTCACCGGCACCCCGATTTTTGAACAGGATGCCAAGAACAGCGCCGGGAATCTGCCCAAGACCACCCAGGAACAGTACGGCAAGTGCCTCCACCGGTACACCATCAAAGAAGCCCTCCACGACGGGGCTGTGCTGGGGTTCCAGGTGGAATACCACAATACCTTCGACATGGAAGAACTGGCCCGGGAGAACCATGTAACCGGCTGGGAAGAAGACCAGGACGGGTTCAGCGTGGAAAAGGCCCTGCTCCGGGAGAAAATCCTGGATGCCGCCTACGAGGACGAAGGGCACATGCGCCAGGTGGTGGATTTCATCATCAACCGTTCCAGCGGCAAGTTGGGACTGGACCGGGGGAAGGGGAACAACTTCACCGCCATTCTCACCACCAGTTCCATCCAGCAGGCCCAGCGGTATTATAAGCTGTTCCAGGATGTGAAGGCGGGGAAGGTGCCGGGGCTGGAAGTGAGCAGCACCATCAAACGGAAGCTGGCGGATTTCCCCAAAGTGGCCATTACCTATTCCGTTACGGAAAATGAGGATAACAGCACGGTGAATCAGGACCGGATGAAGGAATCCCTGCAGGATTACAACGAGATGTTCGGTACCCAGTTCGGCCTGGACCAGCTGAACGCCTACAACGCCAATGTAAACGACCGTCTGGCCCGGAAAAAGGCCCAGTACCAGGTGCGGGAAGCCCAGCTGGACCTGGTGATCGTGGTGGACCGGCTGCTTACCGGGTTCGATGCTCCCTGTCTGTCCACCCTGTTCATCGACCGGAAGCCCATGCGGTCCTATGGGATCATCCAGGCCTTTTCCCGGACCAACCGGCTGTTTGACAGCCAGAAACGGTTCGGGCAGATCGTCACCTTCCAGGTGCCGGCCCATTTCAAACGGGCGGTGGATGAGGCCATGACCCTGTATTCCGCCGGGGGCGGCAGCTTTGTCCAGGCACCCACCTGGGAAGAAGCGGAAAAGAAATTCCGGGAAGCCCTGGGGAAACTCCGGCAGATTGCAGACCGCCCGGAAGCGGTGGATGGGCTGACGAAAAAGCAGAAAATCAGCTTTTTGAAGGCCTTTCGGGATTTTGACGATGCTTACGGGGATATCCAGGTGTATTCTGAATTCCAGGACCGGGACCTGGAACGGGATTACAAGATTGCCGAAGAAATCATCGAAGGGTACAGCGGCAAGTTCCGGAATGTAAAGGAAGAATTGAAGAAGGACCCGGGGGATGGCGGGGACGAAGAAGTGAACACCGCCATCAACTACGAGCTCCGGTGCTGGCACAGGGACCAGATCGATGAGGATTACATCCTGAAACTGATGGAAGCCACCCGGCCCGATGAATCGGCCCTGATGATTGCGGACAGTGCCAAAAACCAGAAGATTTTCCAGGAAATCGCCGAAGAAATCGAGCGGTTCCGGAAGACCAATCCGGCCAGAGCCCAGATCCTGGAAGAAATCTGGCAGGAATACCGGGACAACCCGGCAGCCTTTGTGAACCAGAGCTTCGTGGATGTGATGAACGACCGGGTGCGGGCCAAAGCAAAGGCCATCATCGACAGCTTCGCCCAGGAATGGTGCGTGGACCCGGAAGCCCTGGAATTTTTCATGGAAACCTACGATGCAGGAAAAGACCCCCACGACAAACAGGTGAACCAGGACGCCTTGAAGAAGAACAGCCATGTAAAAGAATACCGGAAGACTCATCCGGATATCGGGTTGAAGTACTGGGGACATTTGTTGGGGGCTATCAGGATGATGTACGTGGAAAAGCTCCAGAAGCTGATTGAGCAGTAA
- a CDS encoding site-specific DNA-methyltransferase — protein sequence MYEDDFAQSVAAYANNSGQIDEDGNRLVQNTESNGRFHTDWLNMMYPRLKLAKDMLSKDGVIFISIDDNELENLLKICNEIFGEDNYQATITYVRKTSGKQDSTNFMKSTEFMLVYSRSAAWDCMPLIATDKVINRFDKVDDDGRKYRETDLRKTGTGDRRQDRPAMWYPFYFNPQTKDLVVREEVDQSLVNSGYIEIWPIKPDHSDGRWRWGYKTSKDNIEFLDAHIMPKYADEGKFTVYEKDYIDKNGGIKTVKEHTFWNRKEFNSDNAMKEFKDLGFSNQLFPFPKSSALMKHLVYLANCGDSIVMDFFSGSGTFAEGVMKINSEDHSHRRFILVQIPEKCKEGSDAFKAGYQTICDLGEERIKRAGKKIKEESPLTTADLDIGFRCFEVDSSNMKDVYYQPDAIKQDQIGLFEDNIKADRTPEDLLIQVMLDLGILLSSKVEEIVIDGKKVFSVDDGYLLACFDENVTDETVTEIAKHHPFYAVFRDRSMKNDSVLTNFEQIFATYSPETVRKVI from the coding sequence ATTTATGAAGATGATTTCGCTCAGAGTGTAGCTGCCTATGCGAATAATAGTGGACAGATTGATGAGGATGGAAATCGATTGGTGCAGAACACTGAAAGCAATGGAAGATTTCACACTGATTGGTTGAACATGATGTATCCGCGATTAAAATTAGCAAAGGATATGCTTTCTAAGGATGGGGTCATTTTTATTTCTATTGATGATAATGAATTAGAAAATTTACTGAAGATATGCAATGAAATTTTTGGCGAAGATAACTATCAAGCTACTATTACCTACGTTAGAAAAACATCAGGAAAACAGGATAGCACAAATTTTATGAAATCAACTGAATTTATGTTAGTTTACAGTCGTAGTGCTGCTTGGGACTGTATGCCTTTAATTGCTACAGATAAAGTAATTAATCGGTTTGATAAAGTAGATGATGATGGGCGAAAATATAGAGAGACAGATTTAAGAAAAACGGGAACAGGTGATCGTCGTCAAGATAGACCTGCAATGTGGTATCCATTTTATTTTAATCCCCAAACAAAAGATTTAGTTGTTAGAGAAGAGGTTGACCAAAGTTTAGTTAATTCTGGCTATATAGAAATTTGGCCTATAAAACCAGATCATTCTGATGGGAGATGGCGTTGGGGATATAAAACATCTAAGGATAATATAGAGTTCTTAGATGCTCATATAATGCCTAAATATGCGGATGAAGGAAAATTTACGGTTTATGAGAAAGACTACATTGACAAAAATGGTGGTATTAAGACAGTTAAAGAGCATACTTTTTGGAATAGAAAAGAATTCAATTCCGATAATGCAATGAAGGAGTTTAAAGATTTAGGGTTTAGTAATCAATTATTTCCTTTTCCTAAGAGTTCTGCTCTTATGAAACACTTGGTTTATTTGGCTAATTGCGGAGACTCTATCGTTATGGATTTTTTCTCTGGATCTGGAACTTTTGCTGAAGGTGTCATGAAAATAAACTCTGAGGACCACAGTCATCGGCGTTTTATATTGGTTCAAATTCCTGAAAAGTGCAAAGAAGGTAGTGATGCATTTAAAGCCGGGTACCAAACTATATGTGATTTAGGAGAAGAACGTATCAAGCGAGCAGGGAAAAAGATTAAGGAAGAATCACCTCTTACAACAGCGGACCTTGACATCGGGTTCAGGTGTTTCGAAGTTGACTCCTCTAACATGAAGGATGTCTATTATCAACCTGATGCCATCAAACAAGATCAGATAGGACTATTCGAAGACAACATTAAAGCAGACCGTACTCCTGAAGATCTCTTAATTCAGGTTATGTTAGATTTGGGTATCCTGTTATCTTCAAAAGTTGAAGAAATAGTTATAGACGGAAAGAAAGTCTTTTCTGTTGATGATGGATATTTGCTTGCTTGTTTCGATGAAAATGTGACGGATGAGACGGTAACTGAGATTGCTAAACATCATCCATTCTATGCTGTGTTCCGGGATAGGAGCATGAAAAATGACAGTGTACTTACGAATTTTGAGCAGATTTTTGCCACCTATAGCCCGGAAACGGTGAGAAAAGTGATTTGA
- a CDS encoding DUF2116 family Zn-ribbon domain-containing protein, whose amino-acid sequence MNDIQKAQIRELRLQGVGYRKIAKETGMSENTVKSYCRRHPLSLKEPETEQAHHCLQCGQPIEQNDKRKEKKFCSDACRMAWWNSHRDKVNHRIVRKLECPCCHETFIVYGNGQRKYCSHTCYVKDRFGGGQDGR is encoded by the coding sequence ATGAACGATATACAGAAAGCACAGATTCGGGAACTGCGGCTCCAGGGAGTCGGGTATCGGAAAATCGCCAAAGAAACAGGCATGTCGGAGAATACCGTCAAATCCTACTGCCGCAGACACCCTTTATCCCTCAAGGAGCCGGAAACGGAACAAGCCCATCACTGCCTGCAATGCGGTCAGCCTATTGAGCAGAACGACAAACGGAAGGAGAAAAAGTTCTGCTCCGATGCCTGCCGGATGGCCTGGTGGAATAGCCATCGGGACAAGGTGAACCATAGGATTGTACGAAAGCTGGAATGCCCTTGCTGTCATGAGACATTCATTGTCTACGGGAACGGGCAGCGTAAATACTGCTCCCACACTTGCTATGTAAAAGACAGGTTCGGAGGTGGCCAGGATGGACGCTAA
- a CDS encoding recombinase family protein, whose amino-acid sequence MAKTVRAIPATISRYTSSPINSRKKRKVAGYARVSTDHDDQITSYEAQVDYYTNYIKGRDDWEFVGIYTDEGISGTNTRHRDGFKRMVNDALEGKIDLIITKSVSRFARNTVDSLSTIRKLKEHKIECYFEKENIWTFDSKGELLLTIMSSLAQEESRSISENVTWGHRKRFADGKVSVAYSRFLGYKKGPNGGLVVVPEEATTIKLIYKLFLEGLGTTTIAKQLTKRGLKTPGGKSKWSARTVYSILQNEKYKGDALLQKSYTVDFLTKKTKINEGEVPQYYVEHDHEAIIEPQTFEMVQAELKRRNKARKYFSGTSIFSTKIQCAECGGWYGAKVWHSNDKYRRIIYQCNNKFRNNTGCRTPHLTEEEIKMYFVRAMNQMITEKDEIIQTIEDARQVICDNGDLLAKRDAMQKEIGILVEMAQNAVERNARVAQNQEEYQKQYDDIISRYDAMKTEYEQLCEKIENRQDRNEQLGRFIQELKGRKNLLTEFDHSLWCALVDKMIVKDKENVTVVFQDGTEIKA is encoded by the coding sequence ATGGCAAAAACAGTAAGAGCGATTCCGGCAACAATCAGCCGTTATACATCATCTCCGATTAATAGTCGGAAGAAAAGAAAAGTAGCAGGGTACGCACGGGTTTCAACAGACCACGATGATCAGATTACCAGCTATGAAGCCCAGGTCGATTATTATACAAACTATATCAAAGGGCGGGATGACTGGGAATTTGTAGGTATCTATACGGATGAAGGAATCTCTGGTACAAATACCCGCCATCGTGATGGATTCAAGCGAATGGTCAATGATGCTCTGGAAGGAAAAATTGACCTGATCATTACAAAGTCTGTCAGCCGCTTTGCCAGAAATACCGTCGATAGCCTTTCTACTATTCGGAAATTAAAAGAACACAAGATAGAGTGCTACTTTGAAAAGGAAAACATCTGGACTTTTGACAGCAAGGGAGAATTGCTCCTGACGATCATGAGTTCCCTGGCCCAGGAAGAAAGCCGGAGTATTTCAGAAAATGTCACCTGGGGTCATCGGAAGCGGTTTGCCGATGGCAAAGTCAGCGTCGCTTACAGCCGTTTCCTGGGATACAAGAAAGGCCCGAACGGTGGGCTAGTAGTTGTACCAGAAGAAGCAACAACGATCAAGCTCATCTACAAGCTATTCCTAGAAGGCTTGGGAACAACAACTATTGCCAAGCAACTAACAAAACGAGGACTTAAAACCCCAGGAGGAAAATCCAAATGGAGTGCACGTACGGTTTACAGTATCCTTCAAAACGAAAAGTACAAGGGAGATGCACTTCTACAAAAAAGCTATACGGTTGATTTTCTTACAAAGAAAACGAAAATCAACGAAGGGGAAGTCCCCCAATACTATGTAGAGCATGACCATGAAGCCATTATTGAACCTCAGACCTTTGAAATGGTGCAAGCGGAACTGAAACGTAGAAATAAAGCACGGAAGTACTTTAGTGGTACCAGCATCTTTTCCACCAAAATCCAGTGTGCTGAATGCGGAGGATGGTACGGTGCGAAGGTCTGGCATTCCAATGACAAGTACCGCAGGATCATCTACCAGTGTAATAATAAGTTCCGAAACAATACAGGGTGCAGAACGCCGCATCTGACAGAAGAGGAAATCAAGATGTACTTCGTCCGGGCAATGAATCAGATGATTACAGAGAAGGATGAGATTATCCAGACCATCGAGGATGCTAGGCAGGTGATCTGTGACAACGGAGACCTTCTAGCCAAACGAGATGCCATGCAGAAGGAAATCGGCATCCTGGTGGAAATGGCCCAGAATGCTGTGGAACGGAATGCACGGGTGGCGCAGAACCAGGAAGAGTACCAAAAACAGTATGATGACATCATCAGCCGCTATGATGCAATGAAAACTGAGTACGAACAACTGTGTGAGAAGATTGAAAACCGCCAGGATCGGAATGAGCAGCTTGGAAGGTTCATTCAGGAACTGAAAGGTCGGAAGAACCTGCTCACCGAATTTGACCATTCACTCTGGTGTGCCCTGGTCGATAAAATGATAGTAAAAGATAAAGAGAATGTAACCGTGGTCTTTCAAGACGGGACGGAAATCAAGGCATAA
- a CDS encoding rRNA biogenesis protein rrp5, whose protein sequence is MTKDNLENLANEMANCTKTLLRIVEALENEMNNRTAEPEKVVPERKALSFEEVRKAAADKSRQGFTAEVKALIEKYGAEKLSSVKPEDYEAFMKELEEISHAG, encoded by the coding sequence GTGACGAAGGACAATCTTGAAAATCTGGCGAACGAAATGGCCAATTGCACAAAGACCCTGCTGCGGATTGTAGAAGCTCTGGAAAACGAGATGAACAATAGAACAGCAGAACCGGAAAAGGTGGTTCCGGAGCGGAAGGCCCTTTCTTTTGAAGAAGTTCGGAAAGCGGCGGCTGACAAGTCCCGCCAGGGATTCACAGCAGAAGTGAAAGCCCTTATTGAAAAATATGGGGCGGAAAAACTCTCCAGCGTAAAGCCGGAAGACTATGAAGCCTTTATGAAGGAACTGGAGGAGATCAGCCATGCCGGATAA